In Rutidosis leptorrhynchoides isolate AG116_Rl617_1_P2 chromosome 2, CSIRO_AGI_Rlap_v1, whole genome shotgun sequence, one genomic interval encodes:
- the LOC139891125 gene encoding beta-glucosidase 18-like, with protein sequence MKLESTTICILFFVIYSSVPHLQAFNNDDQTRIKRSDFASGFLFGTATSAYQVEGAYLEDGKSLSNWDVFCHSIGCAENGDNGDIADDHYHLFLSDIELMHSLGIQAYKFSISWARILPRGRFGEVNPDAIIFYNKILDNVILKGIEPFVTIYHADFPQELEDRYGSWLNPEMQEEFLYLAEVCFKYFGDRVKYWMTINEPKFVVEMAYEKGLVPPSHCSEPFGNCIEGNSDIEPLIAMHNMLLAHGRASKLYHEYFQPKQGGLIGLIVHACMYEPLTDTELDREAAKRAFAFHAGWVLDPSIFGHYPEEIQEYLGSELPSFSLEEKNFMKNSIDFIGINHYSSIYAKDCTNSSCSATANRAIEGIVDTVGERDGVLIGELTGVEGSYVVPSGMEKIVNLIKIRYNNKPMFITENGYSSPNGHEQGVNELLNDVKRIEYYTSYLASLLKSIRRGADVRGYFAWSLMDSYEWLQGYNVRYGFYYVDRQTLTRVPKLSARWYLNFLTNTSEFTSMYVPRDRRSFQKDGIINISKADA encoded by the exons ATGAAACTCGAATCAACCACCATTTGTATTTTGTTTTTTGTGATATATTCTTCTGTACCACACCTTCAAGCCTTCAACAATGATGATCAAACCCGTATTAAAAGATCCGATTTTGCATCCGGGTTTCTCTTCGGAACCGCCACTTCTGCTTACCAA GTGGAAGGAGCTTATCTTGAAGATGGTAAATCTCTAAGCAACTGGGATGTATTCTGTCATTCTATAG GTTGTGCAGAAAACGGTGACAATGGAGATATTGCAGATGATCACTATCATTTATTCTTG aGTGACATTGAACTGATGCACTCTCTTGGTATACAAGCATACAAATTTTCAATATCTTGGGCCAGAATTCTTCCAC GAGGAAGATTTGGTGAAGTTAATCCGGATGCCATCATATTCTATAACAAGATCTTAGACAATGTGATTCTCAAAG GGATAGAACCATTTGTGACAATTTACCATGCCGATTTTCCTCAAGAACTTGAAGATAGATATGGGTCGTGGCTAAACCCTGAAATGCA GGAAGAGTTTTTGTACTTGGCAGAAGTTTGTTTCAAATATTTTGGAGACCGAGTCAAGTATTGGATGACGATAAACGAACCTAAATTTGTCGTAGAAATGGCTTACGAAAAGGGGCTTGTTCCACCATCTCATTGTTCTGAGCCCTTTGGAAACTGCATTGAAGGAAATTCTGATATCGAGCCACTCATCGCTATGCACAACATGTTATTGGCCCATGGCAGAGCATCTAAGCTATATCATGAATATTTTCAG CCTAAACAAGGTGGTTTAATCGGGCTCATTGTGCACGCTTGCATGTATGAACCGCTAACCGATACCGAACTTGATCGTGAAGCTGCCAAAAGGGCATTTGCTTTCCATGCTGGCTG GGTACTCGATCCCTCAATATTTGGACACTACCCTGAAGAAATACAAGAATACTTAGGAAGTGAATTACCAAGTTTTTCTCTTGAAGAAAAGAATTTTATGAAGAATAGTATTGATTTTATTGGCATCAACCATTATTCAAGTATATATGCAAAGGATTGTACTAATTCTAGCTGTTCTGCAACTGCAAATCGTGCAATCGAAGGTATCGTGGACACTGTTGGAGAACGTGATGGCGTGTTAATCGGTGAACTT ACAGGGGTAGAAGGATCATATGTTGTTCCAAGCGGAATGGAGAAGATTGTTAACCTTATCAAGATTCGTTACAATAATAAACCCATGTTCATAACTGAAAATG GATATTCTTCACCCAACGGCCACGAGCAAGGTGTCAATGAGTTATTAAACGATGTTAAGCGAATTGAGTATTACACATCATACCTTGCTTCATTATTAAAGTCTATAAG AAGGGGAGCAGACGTACGTGGTTATTTCGCATGGTCATTGATGGATAGCTATGAATGGTTGCAAGGTTACAATGTGAGGTACGGGTTCTACTATGTGGATCGTCAAACATTAACTCGAGTACCGAAACTTTCTGCAAGATGGTATTTGAATTTCTTAACAAACACTAGTGAGTTTACCAGTATGTATGTACCAAGAGACAGAAGATCATTTCAGAAAGATGGCATAATAAATATATCAAAAGCAGATGCATAA
- the LOC139891126 gene encoding probable inactive beta-glucosidase 14 has protein sequence MMKLLIVYLLLFLFISTCTANNHHNTFNFEQNDEPDIKKSDFPDGFLFGSATSAYQIEGAYLEDAKSLSTWDVFCHSETGCGKSGGNGDIADDHYHLFLNDIELIHSLGVQAYRFSISWSRILPRGRFGEVNPAGIIFYNKIIDNLISKGIEPFVTLQHVEFPQELEDRYGGWLYPEMQEQFLHLAEVCFKSFGDKVKHWITFNEPKLFADSAYGDGTIPPGRCSEPFGNCHDGNSDVEPIIAMHHILLAHGRVAKLYHENFQPKQGGLIGLSVHCYMYEPLTDSDLDREAAKRAFAFNTGWELDPTIFGHYPEEIQKYVGSELPSFSLEEKNFMKSSIDFIGLNHYSTIYVKDCTNSSCSATANRAITGFVDTVGERDGVPIGELTGAEKSYVVPRGMDEIVSLIKIRYNNKPMFITENGYSSPDLQEKRVNELSNDVKRVEYHKKYLASLAKSIRKGADVRGYFIWTLMDSYEWLKGYNVRYGLHYVDRETLTRIPKLSARWYKNFLTNTSDFISKFASRDNSSLQKDVM, from the exons ATGATGAAACTACTCATTGTCTATCTACTACTATTCTTATTCATTTCTACTTGTACCGCCAACAATCATCACAACACATTCAATTTTGAACAAAACGACGAACCTGATATAAAAAAATCCGATTTTCCAGATGGGTTTCTATTTGGTTCAGCTACTTCTGCTTACCAA ATTGAAGGAGCTTATTTAGAAGATGCTAAATCATTGAGCACATGGGATGTATTTTGCCACTCAGAAACCG GTTGTGGTAAGAGCGGAGGAAATGGAGATATTGCAGATGATCATTATCACTTGTTCTTG AACGACATTGAGTTGATACATTCCCTTGGTGTACAAGCATACCGATTTTCGATTTCATGGTCTAGAATTCTTCCAA gaGGAAGGTTCGGTGAAGTTAATCCTGCTGGCATCATATTTTATAATAAGATCATAGACAATCTTATTTCAAAAG GGATTGAACCGTTTGTGACGCTTCAACATGTTGAATTCCCTCAAGAGCTTGAAGACAGATATGGGGGTTGGCTATACCCAGAGATGCA GGAACAGTTTTTACATTTGGCTGAAGTTTGTTTCAAGTCTTTTGGGGACAAAGTGAAACATTGGATCACGTTTAACGAACCTAAACTATTCGCAGACTCGGCTTACGGAGATGGGACTATTCCACCAGGTCGTTGTTCGGAACCTTTTGGAAACTGTCATGACGGAAACTCAGACGTCGAGCCTATAATCGCTATGCACCATATCCTGTTGGCTCATGGCAGAGTAGCCAAATTGTATCATGAAAATTTCCAG CCTAAACAAGGTGGTCTAATCGGGCTAAGTGTGCACTGTTACATGTATGAACCGTTAACAGATAGTGATCTTGATCGTGAAGCTGCTAAACGGGCATTCGCTTTCAATACTGGCTG GGAACTTGATCCCACAATATTTGGACACTATCCTGAAGAAATTCAAAAATATGTCGGTAGCGAATTACCAAGTTTCTCACTTGAAGAAAAAAACTTCATGAAGAGCAGTATTGATTTTATTGGCCTCAATCATTATTCGACTATATACGTCAAGGATTGTACAAATTCTAGCTGTTCTGCAACAGCGAATCGTGCAATTACAGGTTTTGTGGACACTGTTGGAGAACGTGATGGCGTGCCAATTGGTGAACTT ACAGGGGCAGAAAAATCCTATGTTGTTCCAAGGGGGATGGATGAAATTGTTAGCCTTATCAAGATTCGTTACAATAATAAACCCATGTTCATAACTGAAAATG GGTATTCTTCACCCGATTTGCAAGAGAAACGAGTTaatgagctatcgaatgatgtcaAGCGAGTTGAATATCACAAAAAATACCTTGCTTCTTTAGCCAAGTCTATCAG AAAAGGAGCAGATGTGCGTGGGTATTTTATATGGACATTGATGGATAGCTATGAATGGTTGAAAGGATACAATGTGAGATACGGGCTGCACTACGTGGATCGTGAAACACTAACTCGAATACCGAAGCTTTCTGCAAGATGGTATAAGAACTTCTTAACAAACACTAGTGATTTTATCAGTAAGTTTGCGTCTAGAGACAACAGTTCATTGCAGAAGGATGTTATGTAA